The following are encoded in a window of Sebastes umbrosus isolate fSebUmb1 chromosome 7, fSebUmb1.pri, whole genome shotgun sequence genomic DNA:
- the tlcd1 gene encoding TLC domain-containing protein 1 yields the protein MDTLVTVLKSHTGPSVVLFALVFRVIHKLLQRLPLPKVVKQDEERTWKWRNLSVSLVHSMLTGPWALTCCVLSPEMLSNIDHHTPLSYLLICISTGYFVHDASDIILSGHARASWEFLLHHELVLSCFLYALYTQLYLSGAVIALFVEFNSVTLHLRLLLKLMTAQSSSVYYVNKFINIFTFVVFRLGAQAYLTWYFINNYTTLDHGAYIFGSLMVMNIMILIYFYRLLRTDFFSRRHKSVGQNGTYNNNSKKFPCD from the exons atggacaCCCTGGTTACTGTGCTGAAGAGTCACACAGGCCCCTCAGTGGTGCTGTTTGCTCTGGTTTTCAGGGTGATCCACAAGTTGCTGCAGAGGCTGCCTTTGCCCAAAGTTGTGAAGCAGGATGAGGAAAGGACCTGGAAGTGGAGGAACCTCTCTGTCTCATTGGTGCACTCAATGCTGACTGGGCCCTGGGCCCTGACCTG tTGCGTGCTTTCGCCAGAGATGTTGAGCAACATTGACCACCACACCCCTCTGTCCTATCTGCTCATCTGCATCTCAACAG GATACTTTGTGCATGATGCCAGTGACATCATCCTATCAGGACATGCAAGAGCATCATGGGAATTCTTACTCCATCATGAGCTG GTGCTCTCGTGTTTCCTGTACGCCCTCTACACTCAGCTGTATCTATCCGGCGCCGTAATCGCTCTCTTTGTGGAGTTCAACAGTGTCACGCTGCACCTGAGGCTGTTGCTGAAGCTGATGACCGCTCAGTCCTCCTCTGTGTACTACGTCAACAAATTCATCAACATCTTCACCTTCGTCGTCTTCCGTCTGGGCGCCCAGGCCTACCTCACCTGGTACTTTATCAACAACTACACCACGCTGGACCACGGTGCTTACATCTTCGGCAGCTTGATGGTGATGAATATTATGATCCTGATTTATTTCTACCGCCTGCTCCGTACTGACTTCTTCTCCCGGAGGCACAAATCTGTGGGACAGAACGGGACGTATAACAACAACTCCAAAAAGTTTCCTTGTGATTGA
- the nek8 gene encoding serine/threonine-protein kinase Nek8 encodes MEKYEKIKVVGRGAFGIVHLCRRRGDGAFVILKEIPVEQMSRDERLAAQNECQVLKLLNHPNIIEYYENFLEDKALMIAMEYAPGGTLADYIQKRCNSLLDEDTILHFFVQILLALYHVHNKLILHRDLKTQNILLDKHQMIVKVGDFGISKILVSKSKAYTVVGTPCYISPELCEGKPYNQKSDIWALGCVLYELASLKRAFEAANLPALVLKIMSGTFAPISDRYSPELRQLILHMLNLDPSKRPQLNEIMALPVCIRPLLNLYTDIGNVKMRRIEKPLSTVQTGPHGRQGGRVPTNRSRDGSVGLGSGKVHSLPLSAVYTWGSGISAPLRLPMLNTEVLQVSLGRTQRMGVTKSGRLITWEAPSVGSGEASLPGVVEQMQPQFISRFLEGQSGVTIKSVACGDLFTTCMTDRGIIMTFGSGSNGCLGHGNFNDVTQPKIVEALLGYELVQVSCGASHVLAVTNEREVFAWGRGDNGRLGQGTQDTHNSPQQVCLPVEFEAQRVVCGVDCSMIISTQCSIVACGSNRFNKLGLDKITAGEEPNPSNQVEEVHSYTPVQSAPLNSEKIVHIDIGTAHSVAVTERGQCFTFGSNQHGQMGCSSRRSSRAPYPVPGLQGITMAACGDAFTLAIGSDGEVYTWGKGARGRLGRKEEDSGIPKAVQLDESHPFTVTSVACCHGNTLLAVKPLLEEPVPR; translated from the exons ATGGAGAAGTATGAGAAGATCAAAGTGGTGGGGAGAGGAGCTTTCGG GATCGTTCACCTGTGCCGCAGGCGCGGCGACGGGGCCTTTGTCATCCTGAAGGAGATCCCAGTGGAGCAGATGTCACGAGACGAACGCCTGGCGGCTCAGAACGAGTGTCAGGTCCTGAAACTGCTCAACCATCCAAATATCATCGAGTACTATGAGAACTTCCTGGAAGACAAGGCCCTCATGATAGCTATGGAGTATGCACCAG GTGGAACCTTGGCCGATTACATCCAGAAGCGCTGTAACTCTCTGCTGGACGAGGACACCATCCTCCACTTCTTTGTGCAGATCTTACTGGCCCTGTACCACGTCCACAACAAACTGATCTTGCACAGAGACCTCAAGACGCAGAACATTCTTCTGGACAAGCACCAGATGATCGTCAAAGTCGGTGACTTTGGCATCTCCAAAATTCTCGTCAGCAAAAGCAAAGCTTACACC GTGGTCGGGACACCGTGCTACATCTCCCCAGAGCTGTGTGAGGGAAAGCCGTATAACCAGAAGAGTGACATCTGGGCTTTGGGCTGTGTGCTCTATGAGCTAGCGAGCCTTAAGAGAGCCTTCGAGGCTGCT AATCTACCTGCCCTCGTTCTGAAGATCATGAGCGGAACATTCGCTCCTATTTCCGACCGGTACAGCCCAGAACTCCGACAGCTCATCCTCCACATGCTCAATCTGGATCCGTCCAAACGCCCTCAGCTCAATGAAATAATGGCTCTTCCCGTATGCATCAGGCCGCTGCTTAATCTCTACACTGATATCGGCAATGTCAAAATGCGCAG GATTGAGAAACCACTGTCTACAGTGCAAACTGGTCCACATGGTAGACAAGGAGGGAGAGTCCCTACCAACCGGTCCAGAG ACGGATCAGTCGGTTTAGGATCAGGGAAGGTGCATTCCCTCCCGCTGTCCGCGGTGTACACGTGGGGAAGTGGAATCTCAGCGCCTCTCCGCCTGCCGATGCTCAACACTGAGGTGCTTCAAGTGTCTCTGGGCCGCACTCAGAGGATGGGGGTGACCAAGTCTGGCCGTCTGATTACGTGGGAG GCTCCATCGGTGGGATCTGGTGAGGCCAGTCTGCCCGGTGTGGTGGAGCAGATGCAGCCTCAGTTCATTTCACGTTTCCTTGAGGGTCAGTCCGGAGTCACCATCAAGTCTGTGGCCTGTGGCGATCTATTTACCACCTGCATGACAG ACAGGGGTATTATCATGACGTTTGGAAGCGGGAGCAACGGCTGCCTGGGACACGGTAACTTCAATGATGTAACACAG CCCAAGATAGTCGAGGCACTCCTCGGCTACGAGCTGGTTCAGGTGTCATGCGGTGCTTCCCACGTACTCGCTGTGACCAATGAAAGAGAAGTATTTGCCTGGGGAAGAGGAGACAATG GTCGCCTCGGGCAAGGCACCCAAGACACCCACAACTCTCCACAGCAGGTGTGTTTACCTGTGGAATTTGAGGCCCAGAGGGTGGTGTGTGGAGTCGACTGCTCCATGATTATCAGCACACAGTGCAGCATTGTGGCATGTGGAAGCAACAG ATTCAACAAGCTCGGGCTGGATAAGATAACAGCTGGAGAGGAACCGAATCCCTCCAATCAGGTGGAAGAGGTCCATTCTTACACTCCTGTCCAATCAGCCCCGCTCAACAGTGAGAAGATTGTTCACATTGACATTGGGACAGCCCATTCTGTTGCTGTTACAG AGAGGGGTCAGTGTTTTACCTTTGGCAGCAACCAGCATGGTCAGATGGGCTGTAGTTCCCGTCGTAGCAGCCGTGCTCCCTACCCGGTGCCCGGGCTGCAGGGCATCACCATGGCTGCCTGTGGAGACGCTTTCACCCTGGCTATCGGATCTG ACGGCGAGGTGTACACCTGGGGAAAGGGGGCCCGCGGCCGCCTcggaaggaaagaggaggattCTGGGATACCCAAGGCGGTGCAGCTCGACGAGAGTCACCCGTTCACGGTGACATCGGTGGCttgttgtcatggcaacactCTGCTGGCAGTGAAAC CTTTGCTTGAGGAACCTGTCCCGAGATGA